In Ferroplasma sp., a single window of DNA contains:
- the fdhF gene encoding formate dehydrogenase subunit alpha, which translates to MAAGKISIDGIQFNADRDKTVLQIMMENNIDIPHVCYNPALGAIESCDTCIVNVDGKYLRACSTKARNGMHVKYNDSEVKARQVEAVNRILHNHDLYCTVCENNNGDCALHSAVDTLSVTRQKYPFTTKGYEVDSTNPFYRYDPDQCILCGRCVEACQDVEVNETLHIDWSLERPRVIWDDGKAINDSSCVSCGHCVTVCPVNALMEKSMLEEAGYFTSLTRKAKYNLIEFGKDLEKPVGNGLIMKISNIEAKMREEQIKKTKTVCTYCGVGCSFTMWTKGRKILKVQPEVESPANGISTCIKGKFGWGFVNSEERLQYPLIRKNGEFVRASWDEAIKFAAKGLKKAADKHGNESVMFIASSKGTNEESYLMQKLARQIFHNNNVDNSSRFCQAPATTGLWRTVGYGGDAGSIQDIYKSELVMIVGANTAESHPVLATRVKRAHKLNNQKLIVSDLRKNEMAERADIYLHPIPGTDIVLLSALSKYIIDKGWYDKEFIEKRVNNFDEYRKSLETFTLENASKITKIPEDKIIKTAEMIHSVKSMCILWAMGITQHSAGSDESTAISNLLLVTGNYGRPGTGAYPLRGHNNVQGASDFGSMPTYLPGYQPIKDEEAVKKFEKAWNTELSRKPGIDNVSCIENIDNDKVKAMYVIGQEIASTGPDAGKTRDALEKLDFLVVQDVFFSETAKYADVVLPASVSLEKEGTFVNTERRIQRIYQVMEPYGETRPDWEIIQGIANSLGAGWHYSHPSEIMDEACSLSPIFNGVSYERLEGFKSLQWPMVDGKDSEYLYSDRFNFPDGKARLYPLSYRPPLSISEEYPLHLNNGRMLEHFHEGNETFKTEGIKEKVPDTFLEISQKLADEYGINTGDYVRVISKWGSIKLRALITERVSGNELYMPMNAASDDATVNLLTSYNRDPDSDTPSYKELPVKIKKLKGNGGTPLPANNSRYGTPHPQKGIMVGEKWKRSDYVKLTDD; encoded by the coding sequence ATGGCTGCAGGGAAAATTTCTATTGACGGGATTCAATTCAATGCAGACCGGGATAAAACAGTATTGCAGATAATGATGGAGAATAACATTGATATTCCCCATGTGTGCTACAATCCTGCCCTGGGTGCAATAGAATCCTGTGATACTTGCATAGTAAATGTGGATGGCAAATATTTGAGGGCATGCTCAACAAAGGCCAGGAATGGCATGCATGTGAAGTATAATGATTCTGAAGTTAAGGCAAGGCAGGTAGAGGCAGTCAATAGAATATTGCACAACCATGACCTTTACTGTACTGTCTGTGAAAATAATAACGGAGACTGCGCCCTTCACAGTGCTGTGGATACGCTAAGCGTTACCAGGCAGAAATATCCGTTTACAACCAAGGGATATGAAGTGGATTCAACCAATCCATTTTACCGGTATGACCCTGATCAGTGCATTCTATGCGGAAGATGCGTGGAGGCATGCCAGGATGTAGAGGTTAATGAAACATTGCATATAGACTGGTCCCTTGAAAGGCCTCGTGTTATATGGGACGACGGAAAGGCGATAAATGATTCCTCATGTGTATCGTGCGGCCACTGCGTTACAGTATGCCCGGTAAACGCATTAATGGAAAAATCAATGCTGGAAGAGGCAGGTTATTTTACGTCACTTACCAGAAAGGCAAAATACAATCTAATCGAATTTGGGAAGGACCTTGAAAAGCCCGTGGGAAATGGCTTGATAATGAAAATCAGCAATATTGAGGCAAAAATGAGGGAGGAGCAGATAAAAAAGACCAAGACCGTATGCACGTACTGTGGTGTCGGGTGTTCCTTTACAATGTGGACCAAGGGTAGAAAAATCTTGAAGGTGCAGCCAGAGGTTGAATCACCTGCCAACGGCATATCAACATGCATAAAGGGAAAATTTGGCTGGGGCTTTGTTAACAGTGAAGAACGCCTGCAATATCCACTTATAAGAAAGAACGGTGAGTTCGTCAGGGCATCATGGGATGAGGCCATAAAATTTGCCGCAAAGGGACTGAAAAAGGCTGCAGATAAACACGGAAACGAATCAGTTATGTTTATAGCATCCTCGAAGGGGACTAATGAGGAATCATACTTAATGCAGAAGCTTGCCCGGCAGATATTTCATAACAACAATGTAGACAATTCATCAAGATTCTGCCAGGCGCCTGCCACAACCGGGCTCTGGAGAACGGTTGGCTACGGTGGGGATGCCGGATCTATCCAGGACATATATAAGTCAGAGCTGGTGATGATTGTGGGGGCTAACACTGCAGAGTCACATCCAGTGCTTGCAACCAGGGTAAAGAGGGCACATAAGCTCAATAATCAGAAATTAATAGTTTCTGACCTCAGGAAAAACGAAATGGCGGAAAGGGCAGATATTTATCTCCATCCTATACCCGGTACAGACATAGTGCTTTTATCTGCACTTTCTAAATATATAATAGACAAGGGCTGGTACGACAAAGAGTTCATAGAAAAGAGGGTAAACAACTTCGATGAGTACCGTAAAAGCCTTGAAACATTTACTCTGGAAAACGCATCTAAAATAACAAAAATTCCTGAGGATAAGATCATAAAAACGGCTGAAATGATACACAGTGTAAAAAGCATGTGCATACTGTGGGCAATGGGAATAACCCAGCACTCCGCAGGTTCAGATGAATCAACGGCCATTTCCAACCTGCTTCTAGTAACAGGCAATTATGGCAGGCCAGGAACAGGTGCATATCCACTGAGGGGGCATAACAATGTGCAGGGTGCCAGTGATTTCGGATCAATGCCAACATATCTTCCGGGATACCAGCCAATAAAGGACGAGGAGGCTGTTAAAAAGTTTGAAAAGGCGTGGAATACTGAACTTTCAAGAAAACCCGGCATTGATAATGTATCATGCATAGAAAATATAGACAACGATAAGGTCAAGGCAATGTACGTTATTGGTCAGGAGATTGCATCCACCGGCCCCGACGCCGGAAAGACGAGGGATGCACTGGAAAAACTCGATTTCCTGGTTGTCCAGGACGTATTCTTCTCTGAAACTGCGAAGTATGCAGACGTTGTGCTACCTGCATCGGTGAGCCTTGAAAAGGAGGGAACATTTGTTAACACAGAAAGGCGCATACAGAGAATTTACCAGGTTATGGAACCATACGGTGAAACAAGGCCGGACTGGGAGATTATACAGGGAATAGCCAATTCCCTTGGGGCTGGCTGGCATTACAGCCACCCCTCTGAGATAATGGATGAGGCCTGTTCTCTATCACCCATATTCAATGGGGTAAGCTATGAAAGGCTTGAGGGATTCAAAAGCCTTCAGTGGCCAATGGTGGACGGTAAGGACTCAGAGTACCTGTATTCGGACAGGTTCAATTTCCCAGATGGAAAGGCAAGGCTTTACCCACTTTCATACAGGCCGCCACTTTCCATATCTGAGGAGTATCCACTACATTTGAATAATGGCAGGATGCTGGAGCATTTCCACGAGGGGAATGAAACCTTCAAAACTGAGGGAATAAAAGAAAAGGTTCCGGATACATTCCTGGAAATATCACAGAAACTTGCAGATGAGTATGGAATAAACACAGGAGATTATGTTCGCGTTATTTCAAAATGGGGGAGCATAAAACTCCGCGCCCTCATCACTGAAAGGGTAAGTGGGAATGAGCTTTATATGCCAATGAATGCAGCTTCTGATGATGCTACTGTAAACCTTCTCACATCCTATAACAGGGACCCTGACTCAGACACACCATCATATAAGGAATTGCCCGTGAAAATCAAAAAATTGAAGGGCAATGGTGGAACTCCATTACCTGCTAACAATTCAAGGTACGGGACCCCGCATCCACAGAAGGGGATAATGGTTGGCGAGAAATGGAAGAGATCGGATTATGTAAAATTAACGGATGATTAA
- a CDS encoding DUF1059 domain-containing protein yields MGYEFKCKDIGMDCGFDVKADSVDQLIPVIQAHAKNAHGINEITPELFEKVKSAIKEY; encoded by the coding sequence ATGGGATACGAATTTAAATGCAAGGATATAGGGATGGATTGTGGATTTGACGTAAAGGCTGACTCTGTGGACCAGTTAATACCGGTAATACAGGCACATGCAAAGAATGCACATGGAATAAACGAAATAACCCCCGAACTGTTTGAGAAGGTTAAATCCGCAATAAAAGAATATTAA
- a CDS encoding ATP-dependent DNA helicase — MINKDTLVISNPGTGKTTRIADEVVHLIEEGVSPDSILCITFTNNAVAQLQDTINKKLLSAKITGYTAYDINIYTFHALAFNHLPGIKSENSIISYNLARYLIYKKLRELKAFNYGRDYVVNEIVPKLENAIRYIKSFGITPVDIENHREEISENIREKFSTGRVRNISGDEEQYLFDYFYQAFKYYEEKKGNLDFNDLLFEFQKFRGKKIYKYVFVDELQDINDIEASIAKSSGEIKFMVGDRKQSIFGFQGGALSVFNSLLADESVAKENMKTNYRSTDTILKYSKNYYMKFEKDAGELENFRGVHERGDKVTIIQSESPEESLINRISEITSHDGTTGIIARTNAQIDMISTLLDKYNIDYSSDSNVHSVNEAKRDITLFLRGIFYDANDDILSAMVTPFSGLPLKEAFEISESLQGDDSTIDRFDRGNPFFSLRNMGLSREGIKKLFDTRILPVAASISPEYFLTASTVKSSIDEFFQGEKEYTRENFFDFLDLSYSENGVKASRSKLVLTTVHKAKGREFDRVVYLPKKPRVSDAYIDLIVSSIIETVKGIDVDDELKNESIRIDFVAFTRAREKLWICASTREAPTYLIPEYSDLVIDEAFSEKSPVPDKTKYDEAYFQFVSGNHEASEKIIKQNDGWLREKIYEFFKSKNVLSYSLISLDNPYWLLKNNILKLNEKTEALYYGLNAHEMAESLYKGEIQEEILSMKDRKVLDNIEAVINQIKSTYGVDQIESEVSVIARVNQMFPEFSDEPDSIMFYGKLDAVFGNGKKYVILDYKTDKTTERSSHHRVQLLAYRILYAIKNSIDVNNIDIAIGYISLRGKINTGENSNGIDFRQPDKRSLEQLKKYISRFLRYKNNPDEFISDYLSYPCDDTLYRRLADLLK, encoded by the coding sequence ATGATAAATAAGGATACTCTTGTAATATCAAATCCAGGCACAGGTAAAACAACCAGGATAGCAGATGAGGTGGTTCATCTCATAGAGGAAGGGGTATCACCGGACAGTATACTTTGCATTACATTCACAAATAATGCGGTAGCACAGCTCCAGGATACTATAAATAAGAAATTGCTTTCAGCCAAAATTACAGGATATACTGCCTATGATATAAACATATATACGTTCCACGCACTGGCATTCAACCATCTACCCGGTATTAAATCAGAAAATTCCATTATTTCATACAATCTCGCCAGGTATCTTATATATAAAAAATTGAGGGAGCTGAAGGCCTTCAATTACGGCCGTGATTACGTGGTTAATGAAATAGTTCCCAAGCTGGAAAATGCCATAAGGTACATAAAAAGTTTCGGCATTACTCCGGTAGATATAGAAAATCATAGGGAGGAGATATCAGAAAATATAAGGGAAAAATTCTCTACCGGAAGGGTAAGAAATATTAGTGGTGATGAGGAACAGTATTTATTTGATTATTTTTACCAGGCTTTCAAATACTACGAGGAAAAAAAGGGAAATCTGGACTTCAATGACCTGCTTTTTGAGTTTCAGAAATTCCGTGGAAAGAAGATCTATAAATATGTGTTCGTGGATGAACTGCAGGATATTAATGATATAGAGGCATCAATTGCAAAATCCTCCGGAGAGATAAAATTCATGGTGGGGGACAGAAAGCAGTCTATTTTCGGATTCCAGGGTGGTGCCCTATCTGTATTCAATTCTCTGCTTGCTGATGAAAGCGTGGCAAAGGAAAATATGAAAACAAATTACAGGAGTACAGATACAATCCTGAAGTATTCCAAAAATTACTACATGAAATTCGAAAAAGATGCAGGAGAACTTGAGAACTTCAGGGGTGTGCATGAGAGGGGTGATAAAGTCACTATAATACAGTCTGAATCGCCTGAGGAATCCCTTATTAATAGGATATCAGAAATAACCAGCCATGATGGCACAACCGGAATAATTGCAAGGACAAACGCCCAGATAGATATGATTTCAACACTCCTTGATAAGTATAATATTGATTATTCCAGCGATTCAAATGTACATTCGGTAAACGAGGCAAAAAGGGACATTACCTTATTTCTACGTGGGATTTTCTATGATGCGAATGATGATATTCTCTCTGCCATGGTAACACCATTCTCAGGGTTACCTCTCAAGGAGGCATTTGAAATTTCTGAATCTTTGCAGGGTGATGACAGCACCATAGACAGGTTCGACCGTGGAAACCCATTTTTTTCACTGAGGAACATGGGGCTATCAAGGGAGGGGATAAAAAAACTATTCGACACAAGAATACTGCCTGTGGCAGCATCAATCAGCCCGGAATATTTCTTAACAGCATCCACTGTTAAGTCTTCCATTGATGAGTTTTTTCAGGGCGAAAAGGAATATACAAGAGAAAACTTCTTCGACTTCCTTGATTTGTCATACTCAGAAAATGGCGTTAAAGCCAGCAGGTCAAAACTGGTTCTTACGACTGTGCATAAGGCCAAGGGCAGGGAATTTGACCGCGTTGTATATTTGCCAAAAAAACCCAGGGTATCAGACGCATATATAGACCTTATAGTTTCATCCATAATAGAAACAGTTAAGGGCATAGACGTAGACGATGAATTAAAAAACGAAAGTATAAGAATTGATTTTGTTGCATTTACCAGGGCAAGGGAAAAATTGTGGATATGCGCGTCCACAAGGGAGGCACCAACCTATCTCATACCTGAATATTCAGATCTGGTTATAGATGAGGCTTTCAGTGAAAAATCCCCTGTGCCCGATAAAACAAAGTATGATGAGGCATACTTTCAGTTTGTTTCAGGAAACCATGAAGCTTCAGAGAAGATTATTAAGCAGAATGATGGCTGGCTCAGGGAAAAAATATATGAATTTTTCAAATCAAAAAACGTCCTATCCTACTCTCTTATAAGCCTGGACAACCCTTACTGGCTCCTAAAAAATAATATTTTAAAATTGAATGAAAAAACAGAGGCCCTTTATTATGGGTTAAATGCCCATGAGATGGCGGAATCACTTTACAAGGGAGAAATCCAGGAGGAAATATTATCCATGAAGGACAGAAAAGTGCTTGACAATATAGAGGCTGTCATAAATCAGATAAAATCCACATATGGTGTGGATCAGATAGAATCAGAGGTTTCTGTCATAGCAAGGGTAAATCAGATGTTTCCGGAGTTCTCTGATGAGCCCGATTCAATAATGTTCTATGGAAAACTTGATGCAGTATTCGGGAACGGAAAGAAGTATGTAATCCTTGATTATAAAACAGACAAAACAACTGAGAGATCATCGCATCACAGGGTACAGCTGCTTGCTTACCGTATACTTTATGCCATAAAGAATAGCATAGATGTAAATAATATCGATATTGCCATAGGTTATATCAGCCTGAGGGGAAAAATAAATACCGGTGAAAATTCTAATGGAATAGACTTCAGGCAGCCAGATAAAAGATCTTTGGAACAGTTAAAAAAATATATCAGCAGATTCCTGAGATATAAAAATAACCCGGATGAGTTCATTTCAGATTATTTAAGTTATCCCTGCGATGATACGCTCTACAGGAGGCTTGCGGACCTGCTTAAATAA
- the fdhD gene encoding formate dehydrogenase accessory sulfurtransferase FdhD, translating into MSGFIERKILRVNNGLPEKETDTITVEEPLEIKIIHNEIEYSVSVIMRTPVDDFSLAAGFLFTEGIVKENSIKEIKYSNSVKISERNNIVQVEVSDFEENLLGRRNFYVNSSCGVCGKTNIDDIFVKSGELIKNKSVLNYEDILEMPEIMKRSQKIFNSTGGIHAAAIIDYSGNVLSMGEDIGRHNAVDKAIGNMILKGMKRNPEAVLQVSGRAGFEILQKAAMFGIPVVSSVSAPSSLAVELADEFNITLLSFVRGNRFNLYTHGERIELRNGYSQTSCN; encoded by the coding sequence ATGAGCGGATTTATAGAAAGAAAAATATTACGGGTCAATAACGGACTTCCTGAAAAAGAAACCGATACGATCACTGTGGAGGAGCCACTGGAAATTAAAATAATCCATAATGAAATTGAATACAGCGTATCAGTTATAATGCGGACTCCTGTGGACGATTTCTCACTTGCGGCTGGATTTCTATTTACAGAGGGGATAGTGAAGGAGAACAGCATAAAAGAAATTAAATATTCAAATTCAGTAAAAATTTCAGAAAGGAACAATATAGTCCAGGTTGAAGTTTCTGATTTCGAGGAAAATCTTCTGGGCAGGAGGAATTTCTATGTAAATTCCAGCTGTGGTGTCTGCGGCAAAACCAATATAGATGATATATTTGTAAAATCTGGGGAGCTTATAAAAAATAAAAGTGTTCTGAATTATGAGGATATCCTAGAAATGCCAGAAATAATGAAAAGGTCACAGAAAATATTTAACAGCACGGGCGGAATCCATGCGGCTGCTATTATAGACTATTCTGGAAATGTTCTTTCAATGGGTGAGGATATTGGAAGGCATAATGCAGTTGATAAGGCCATAGGGAACATGATCCTGAAGGGAATGAAAAGAAACCCGGAGGCGGTGCTTCAGGTAAGTGGCAGGGCTGGATTTGAGATACTGCAGAAAGCCGCAATGTTCGGCATCCCTGTTGTGAGCTCTGTATCAGCACCATCCTCACTTGCCGTTGAACTGGCCGATGAGTTCAATATTACTCTTCTATCATTTGTCAGGGGAAACAGGTTTAACTTATACACACACGGTGAGCGTATAGAACTTAGAAATGGCTATTCGCAGACTTCATGCAATTGA